A window from Streptomyces sp. NBC_00299 encodes these proteins:
- the infA gene encoding translation initiation factor IF-1 encodes MTKNKNVIEVEGKVVECLRSAMFTVELDNGHQVLAHISGKIRKNYIKIVLEDRVLVELPPYDLTRGRIVFRYRN; translated from the coding sequence ATGACGAAGAACAAGAACGTCATCGAAGTCGAGGGCAAGGTCGTCGAGTGCCTGCGCAGCGCCATGTTCACCGTGGAGCTCGACAACGGCCACCAGGTGCTCGCGCACATCAGCGGGAAGATCCGCAAGAACTACATCAAGATCGTGCTGGAGGACCGGGTGCTGGTGGAACTGCCGCCGTACGACCTGACGCGCGGCCGGATCGTGTTCCGGTACCGGAACTAG
- a CDS encoding ABC transporter permease, translating to MTDLSKPSPAPAPGPEPAPRVGPGPQRGTGIGAVLLPLAGLLVALGVWWLLTSALEVIHPAVLPPPGAVLSAFTAAPGRFLEHTGDTTVETVVGFVLSSACGVLIGLSLAGSRVLERMFTPLLVAVNAVPKIALGPLLVGALGWGQKPVLTMVFLLCFFPIVLSTATGLTSTPADLAELARSLDASRWQAFRKVRLPAALPQIFVGLKVAMPLAAIGAVIGEFQAGESGLGFLIVQAGGVGDTATAWAAIILIGLMSILLYFALVVLERFALPWVRETTSRG from the coding sequence ATGACCGACCTCTCGAAGCCGTCGCCCGCCCCGGCGCCGGGCCCGGAGCCGGCGCCGCGAGTGGGACCGGGACCGCAGCGCGGAACCGGCATCGGCGCCGTACTACTGCCGTTGGCCGGACTGCTGGTCGCGCTCGGCGTGTGGTGGCTGCTCACGTCGGCCCTGGAGGTGATCCACCCGGCAGTGCTGCCTCCGCCGGGTGCCGTGCTCTCGGCGTTCACCGCAGCCCCGGGCCGGTTCCTGGAACACACCGGCGACACCACGGTGGAGACCGTCGTCGGGTTCGTTCTCTCCAGCGCCTGCGGAGTTCTGATCGGACTGTCACTGGCGGGCTCGCGGGTACTGGAGCGCATGTTCACGCCGCTGCTGGTCGCCGTCAACGCGGTTCCGAAGATCGCGCTCGGGCCGCTGCTGGTGGGCGCGCTCGGCTGGGGGCAGAAGCCGGTCCTGACCATGGTCTTCCTGCTCTGCTTCTTCCCGATCGTGCTGTCCACCGCGACCGGCCTCACGTCCACCCCCGCGGACCTGGCCGAGTTGGCGCGCTCACTGGACGCCTCCCGCTGGCAGGCGTTCCGGAAGGTACGGCTGCCCGCCGCACTGCCGCAGATCTTCGTCGGGCTGAAGGTGGCCATGCCGCTCGCCGCCATCGGCGCGGTCATCGGCGAGTTCCAGGCCGGTGAGAGCGGGCTGGGCTTTCTGATCGTGCAGGCAGGCGGGGTCGGCGACACCGCCACCGCCTGGGCAGCGATCATCCTGATCGGGCTGATGAGCATCCTGCTCTACTTCGCTCTGGTGGTGTTGGAACGGTTCGCGCTGCCCTGGGTCAGGGAAACCACCTCGCGCGGCTGA
- a CDS encoding GNAT family N-acetyltransferase — MNTKPFTSGPNETAVVITRVAERQWHALDDDLVVGRGHAVHRPDGRLFVSIDAWHHATFDRLAEAMLAELPAPLYTVVDEADAELTAGWRRAGFTIRRREWEYVVPTDPRDTGLEAVLPPSGLTIVPAGQADESLLRAVDRAIRDEVEATVGWQSMPAEVIPRPVGDTIVDPSTYAVAAAPHRYLGLIRVVTANRPRIGLVAVRAGEQRRGIARGLLAHALGTLHRSGYAEAWTEVHESNQAASALFEGIGARPMSSNLELVR; from the coding sequence ATGAACACAAAGCCTTTCACATCTGGCCCGAACGAGACCGCGGTGGTGATCACGCGCGTAGCGGAACGGCAATGGCATGCACTGGATGACGACCTGGTGGTCGGTCGCGGGCATGCGGTGCACCGGCCCGACGGGCGCTTGTTCGTCAGCATCGACGCGTGGCACCACGCCACCTTCGACCGGCTCGCCGAAGCGATGCTGGCGGAACTGCCCGCCCCGCTGTACACGGTGGTCGACGAAGCCGACGCCGAGCTGACAGCCGGCTGGCGGCGGGCCGGGTTCACGATCCGGCGCCGCGAGTGGGAGTACGTCGTGCCGACCGACCCGCGGGACACCGGGCTGGAAGCAGTCCTGCCGCCTTCGGGCCTGACGATCGTGCCCGCCGGTCAGGCCGACGAGAGTCTGCTGCGGGCGGTGGACCGCGCGATCCGTGACGAAGTCGAGGCGACCGTCGGGTGGCAGTCGATGCCTGCGGAGGTGATTCCCCGCCCCGTAGGTGACACCATCGTCGACCCGTCGACATACGCGGTGGCCGCGGCGCCGCACCGCTACCTGGGTCTGATCCGGGTGGTGACGGCGAACCGGCCGCGCATCGGGCTGGTCGCGGTCCGGGCCGGCGAACAGCGCCGTGGCATCGCGCGGGGGCTGCTGGCCCACGCGCTGGGGACGCTGCACCGGTCCGGGTACGCCGAGGCCTGGACCGAAGTCCACGAGTCCAACCAAGCAGCCTCGGCGCTGTTCGAGGGCATCGGCGCCCGCCCGATGAGCAGCAACCTGGAGCTGGTGCGATGA
- a CDS encoding ABC transporter substrate-binding protein — MNRFARTVAATALATALALVSGCGGSDSDAGNGDGDKALKKVTYLTSFGNFGRDAYAWVAKDKGYFEEAGFDVDIKPGQGTGGIIPAVVGGQAQFGPIDLTGGLLHMGSGQAKDFVAVAAIQQHTMAAIATTEGNGIAAPKDLEGKRLADTPGSVVRNLFPTYARLAGVDADKVTWVNGEAQTLMGTLAGGSVDGIGQFVVGRPTIETVTKKKAVLLPYSDVMPDLYGNVLITSTKIAEQDPEMVKRFSNALLKGLEYSLAHTKEASEILKRNVDATNPAAAAAELELMAEYVKPDGAGTAIGTLNSARVARSIAILEDAGALPKGLTPDQIIDFDLVPKG; from the coding sequence ATGAACAGGTTCGCCCGTACGGTCGCGGCGACGGCCCTGGCCACAGCGCTGGCACTGGTCTCGGGGTGTGGCGGCTCGGATTCCGACGCAGGCAACGGTGACGGCGACAAGGCACTCAAGAAGGTCACCTATCTGACGTCGTTCGGCAACTTCGGCCGGGACGCGTACGCCTGGGTCGCAAAGGACAAGGGGTACTTCGAAGAGGCGGGCTTCGACGTGGACATCAAGCCCGGCCAGGGCACCGGCGGCATCATCCCGGCCGTGGTGGGCGGGCAGGCGCAGTTCGGCCCCATCGACCTCACGGGCGGTCTGCTGCACATGGGCAGCGGCCAGGCGAAGGACTTCGTCGCGGTGGCCGCCATCCAGCAGCACACCATGGCCGCCATCGCCACCACCGAGGGCAACGGCATCGCCGCACCGAAGGACCTCGAGGGCAAGCGGCTCGCCGACACGCCCGGCTCCGTCGTACGCAACCTCTTCCCGACGTACGCCCGACTGGCCGGAGTGGACGCCGACAAGGTGACCTGGGTCAATGGCGAGGCACAGACACTGATGGGTACGCTCGCCGGCGGTTCGGTGGACGGCATCGGCCAGTTCGTGGTGGGTAGGCCGACCATCGAGACGGTGACGAAGAAGAAGGCCGTCCTGCTGCCGTACAGCGACGTGATGCCCGATCTCTACGGGAACGTGCTGATCACGTCCACGAAGATCGCCGAGCAGGACCCGGAGATGGTGAAGCGGTTCAGCAATGCGCTGCTCAAGGGTTTGGAGTACAGCCTCGCCCACACGAAGGAGGCCTCCGAGATCCTGAAGCGGAACGTGGACGCCACGAACCCGGCCGCCGCGGCCGCCGAGTTGGAGTTGATGGCCGAGTACGTCAAGCCGGACGGTGCCGGCACGGCGATCGGGACGCTGAACTCCGCGCGGGTCGCGAGGAGCATCGCGATCCTGGAGGACGCGGGCGCGCTGCCGAAGGGGCTGACCCCTGATCAGATCATCGACTTCGACCTCGTACCGAAGGGCTGA
- a CDS encoding PP2C family protein-serine/threonine phosphatase translates to MVPRRLKDHRWSQEPPQLLLAMPIMMIVIVTVVDILAPPSVHLGPFLVAAPAVTASFAGPRTTACVGAIAVAAQAVVAVVRTTLTDLNHSSQLIILILMSAFATSFAARRERHEKEVSQLRSVATAAQELVLKPLPQRVGSLRIASVYLAAESEAQIGGDLYAAARTAHGTRIVIGDVRGKGLEAVGDAALLLGAFRGAAHRQADLPALMAFLEGTVSSDLDDPAALDAATEDLGEAFITAAALDIPDDEPVLRLINCGHPPPLLLRGGHVSPLEVRDPAPPLGLTDFVETELSEEQFAFEHGDIVLLYTDGVIEARNREGAFYPLTERVDGKADTSPDALLAHLCGDLMRHVGGHLGDDAAMVAIERMPRHS, encoded by the coding sequence ATGGTTCCGCGACGCCTCAAAGATCATCGTTGGTCACAGGAGCCACCTCAGTTGCTGCTGGCGATGCCGATCATGATGATTGTGATCGTCACGGTGGTCGACATCCTGGCTCCACCCAGCGTCCACCTGGGGCCGTTCCTGGTGGCCGCGCCCGCCGTCACGGCGTCGTTCGCCGGTCCTCGTACGACCGCATGCGTCGGCGCGATCGCCGTAGCGGCCCAGGCCGTGGTGGCGGTGGTGCGCACGACCCTCACCGATCTGAACCACTCCTCTCAGCTGATCATTCTGATCCTGATGTCGGCGTTCGCGACCTCCTTCGCCGCCCGGCGCGAGCGCCATGAAAAGGAAGTCAGTCAGCTGCGGTCGGTTGCGACGGCTGCGCAAGAGCTGGTACTCAAGCCGCTTCCCCAGCGTGTCGGCTCGTTGCGGATCGCGTCGGTCTACCTGGCCGCCGAATCCGAGGCGCAGATCGGCGGCGATCTGTATGCCGCCGCTCGTACGGCGCACGGGACCCGGATCGTCATCGGTGATGTCAGGGGCAAGGGGCTGGAAGCCGTCGGGGATGCCGCCCTCCTGCTCGGCGCTTTCCGGGGCGCGGCCCACAGGCAGGCCGATCTTCCGGCACTCATGGCCTTTCTTGAGGGAACCGTCTCTTCGGACCTGGACGACCCGGCTGCGCTGGACGCCGCGACCGAGGATCTCGGCGAGGCGTTCATCACTGCCGCCGCGCTGGACATCCCGGACGACGAGCCGGTCCTTCGCCTGATCAACTGCGGCCACCCACCGCCTCTGCTGCTGCGGGGCGGGCACGTCAGTCCCCTCGAAGTGCGTGACCCGGCACCGCCCCTGGGTCTCACCGATTTCGTGGAAACCGAGCTGTCCGAAGAACAGTTCGCTTTCGAGCACGGCGACATCGTCCTGCTCTACACGGACGGCGTCATCGAAGCCCGCAACCGCGAGGGCGCCTTCTACCCGCTCACGGAACGGGTGGACGGCAAGGCCGACACAAGTCCCGACGCTCTCCTGGCCCACCTGTGCGGGGACCTGATGCGGCACGTCGGCGGACATCTGGGAGACGATGCCGCCATGGTGGCGATCGAGCGCATGCCGCGGCACTCCTGA
- a CDS encoding NlpC/P60 family protein encodes MAALVTVMSLGLPAVSATPAAAAPGCAPLQSGASAAAQAAVEVACRYVGQQYAWGGGHAQGVPGPSQGQVDPTDTDSYADPTLWSFDCIGLVRWAWYKATGRDLITERTTQATFAAPGYAHTKFLKSQGSGVLLPGDIMYFGREGFGPTHVALYLGNGKMVEAPQSGMKIQVNDISARWDRYQGAFRPHADVTPMVWSWDGRGSFHKTWGRPNLRQNSNTGSGINFTNGNGISVKVRVLCQRVAERATVDGMVNNVWSFLPDYHSWISNLFVQGPAVLKDVPSCGDYPEIGGTMAGAENNTSCGDGTEPNSAGAWTAKSTTVFGRTVELRYSSTTQCAWGRIIGGTVGDEIWVDRSADGGETWDSMLGFTTITSGNDAYTTQWNDAGLVMRACGTNGPEGGIECTGWF; translated from the coding sequence ATGGCCGCACTCGTGACCGTGATGAGTCTCGGCCTGCCGGCCGTCTCGGCCACTCCGGCGGCCGCCGCCCCGGGGTGCGCGCCGCTCCAGTCCGGTGCGAGCGCGGCAGCGCAGGCGGCCGTCGAGGTCGCGTGCCGGTACGTCGGTCAGCAGTACGCCTGGGGTGGCGGCCACGCACAGGGCGTGCCCGGCCCGAGTCAGGGCCAGGTCGACCCCACGGACACCGACTCGTACGCGGACCCGACACTGTGGAGCTTCGACTGCATCGGACTGGTGCGCTGGGCCTGGTACAAGGCGACCGGCCGCGACCTCATCACCGAGCGCACGACGCAGGCGACCTTCGCGGCACCGGGGTACGCGCACACCAAGTTCCTGAAGTCGCAGGGGTCGGGCGTTCTGCTGCCCGGCGACATCATGTACTTCGGCCGTGAGGGCTTCGGCCCGACGCACGTCGCGCTCTACCTCGGCAACGGCAAGATGGTCGAGGCACCGCAGTCGGGCATGAAGATCCAGGTCAACGACATCAGTGCCCGCTGGGATCGCTACCAGGGCGCGTTCCGCCCGCACGCCGACGTCACGCCGATGGTCTGGTCCTGGGACGGCCGCGGCTCCTTCCACAAGACCTGGGGCCGGCCCAACCTGCGGCAGAACTCGAACACGGGGAGCGGAATCAACTTCACCAACGGCAACGGCATCTCCGTGAAGGTGCGGGTGCTGTGCCAGCGGGTGGCCGAGCGGGCCACGGTCGACGGCATGGTGAACAACGTCTGGTCGTTCCTGCCGGACTACCACAGCTGGATCAGCAACCTCTTCGTGCAGGGTCCGGCCGTGCTCAAGGATGTGCCGTCCTGCGGTGACTACCCGGAGATCGGCGGCACCATGGCCGGCGCGGAGAACAACACGTCCTGCGGCGACGGTACGGAGCCCAACTCCGCGGGCGCCTGGACGGCCAAGTCGACCACCGTCTTCGGCCGCACCGTGGAGCTGCGCTACAGCAGCACCACCCAGTGCGCCTGGGGTCGCATCATCGGTGGCACGGTCGGCGACGAGATCTGGGTCGACCGCAGCGCCGACGGGGGCGAGACCTGGGACTCGATGCTCGGCTTCACCACCATCACCTCGGGCAACGACGCGTACACCACCCAGTGGAACGACGCCGGCCTCGTCATGCGAGCCTGCGGCACCAACGGCCCGGAGGGCGGCATCGAATGCACCGGCTGGTTCTGA
- a CDS encoding ABC transporter ATP-binding protein: MIRLTGVSRSFTSRSGSTVALQDIGLHIAEGEFVAVVGRSGCGKSTLLRLIAGLLPVTEGEITIGGEQVEGARRDVAMLFQRPALLPWRSVLDNVLLPVEIFGWRKSEHRDRAYRLLETAGLSGFEKHRPHELSGGMQQRVALCRSLMGEPRVLLMDEPFSALDALTRADLAVELQRIHIENASTVVFVTHSIDEAVLLADRVVVLSPRPGRIRRTVDIAIPRPRTLGRTAHLDEVARCTADLHELLMERDISTSLETEGR; the protein is encoded by the coding sequence ATGATCAGACTCACCGGTGTGTCCCGGAGCTTCACCAGCCGGTCCGGTTCGACGGTGGCGCTCCAGGACATCGGCCTGCACATCGCCGAGGGCGAGTTCGTGGCGGTGGTGGGCCGGTCCGGGTGCGGCAAGTCCACACTGCTCAGGCTGATCGCAGGGCTGCTGCCGGTCACCGAGGGCGAGATCACGATCGGCGGCGAACAGGTCGAGGGAGCCAGGCGGGATGTCGCCATGCTGTTCCAGCGGCCGGCCCTGCTGCCCTGGCGTTCCGTCCTCGACAACGTCCTGCTGCCCGTGGAGATCTTCGGCTGGCGCAAGTCCGAGCACCGCGACCGGGCGTACCGGCTGCTGGAGACGGCCGGACTGAGCGGCTTCGAGAAGCACCGGCCGCACGAGCTGTCCGGCGGTATGCAGCAGCGCGTCGCACTGTGCCGGTCGCTGATGGGCGAGCCCCGGGTACTGCTCATGGACGAGCCGTTCTCCGCACTCGACGCGCTAACCCGCGCGGACCTCGCGGTGGAGCTGCAACGCATCCACATCGAGAACGCATCCACCGTCGTCTTCGTCACCCACTCGATAGACGAGGCCGTGCTGCTCGCCGACCGCGTGGTCGTGCTCAGCCCGCGCCCGGGCCGGATCCGCAGGACCGTCGACATCGCCATTCCCCGGCCGAGGACACTGGGCCGGACGGCGCACCTGGACGAAGTGGCCCGCTGCACCGCCGATCTGCACGAGCTGCTGATGGAACGGGACATATCCACATCGCTCGAAACGGAGGGGCGATGA